In Actinobacillus indolicus, a single genomic region encodes these proteins:
- the nlpD gene encoding murein hydrolase activator NlpD: MKKSFLLLPLAALVLTACGSNTPAPVVNADGADLSPGVMQPVSGTGATDTSYGWQTDVQSTSMPTTMTTPTYTPPTPQPVYQAPQPVAQPKPTPVEKPKATTTKTTKKQVPQDFTIPRDENNAPIYSQIDKGFYNGDTYTVRKGDTMFLIAYIAGKDVKEVAALNNMSEPYQLRVGQTLKLGNSQPVATETQTAKAAPQPAPKPVQVEPVVTYTQAPNGTAYGSDGTITGPVKAGAGDATAPVTRPVVTATAGTAVTATAGTATPRVTATTATSPSAPSYNTTPAPAVSSIKWQWPTQGRVISGFSSSEGGNKGLDIAGTKGQAVKAAAAGRVVYAGNALQGYGNLIIIKHNDDFLSAYAHNDSIKVEEQDNVKAGETIATLGSTGTNSNKLHFEIRYQGKSVDPARYLPRQ, encoded by the coding sequence ATGAAAAAATCTTTTTTATTACTTCCATTAGCAGCGCTTGTGTTGACTGCTTGTGGCTCTAATACTCCAGCACCTGTTGTTAATGCGGATGGTGCAGACCTTTCACCTGGTGTAATGCAGCCAGTTTCAGGTACAGGTGCAACAGACACTAGCTATGGTTGGCAAACTGATGTCCAAAGCACATCCATGCCAACAACGATGACCACCCCAACTTATACACCACCTACACCACAGCCTGTGTATCAAGCACCGCAACCTGTTGCGCAACCTAAGCCTACGCCCGTAGAAAAACCAAAAGCAACAACTACCAAAACAACGAAAAAACAAGTTCCTCAAGATTTCACCATTCCGCGTGATGAGAACAATGCGCCAATTTATAGCCAAATCGACAAAGGTTTCTATAACGGAGACACCTATACCGTACGCAAAGGCGATACCATGTTCTTAATTGCTTACATTGCGGGTAAAGATGTCAAAGAAGTGGCTGCATTAAACAATATGAGCGAGCCTTATCAACTGCGTGTAGGACAAACCTTAAAACTGGGTAATAGCCAACCGGTCGCAACAGAAACTCAAACCGCAAAAGCAGCACCACAACCTGCGCCAAAACCTGTTCAAGTTGAGCCTGTAGTTACTTACACACAAGCACCAAATGGTACGGCTTATGGTTCTGATGGCACTATTACGGGCCCAGTTAAAGCAGGCGCAGGCGATGCAACAGCACCTGTCACTCGCCCAGTCGTCACAGCAACAGCCGGAACAGCGGTTACCGCAACAGCAGGAACTGCGACACCACGTGTAACAGCAACGACGGCAACCAGCCCGAGTGCACCAAGCTATAACACCACCCCAGCACCAGCTGTTTCATCAATCAAATGGCAATGGCCAACACAAGGTCGTGTAATTTCAGGTTTCTCATCATCTGAAGGCGGTAACAAAGGTTTAGATATTGCGGGAACAAAAGGTCAAGCCGTTAAAGCAGCGGCGGCAGGTCGCGTAGTTTACGCTGGCAACGCACTACAAGGTTACGGTAACTTAATCATCATTAAACATAACGATGACTTCTTAAGTGCTTATGCACACAACGATAGCATCAAAGTGGAAGAGCAAGATAATGTCAAAGCAGGTGAAACCATTGCAACTTTAGGTAGCACTGGTACAAACAGCAACAAACTTCACTTTGAAATTCGTTATCAAGGTAAGTCTGTTGACCCTGCTCGTTATTTACCAAGACAGTAA
- a CDS encoding DNA-3-methyladenine glycosylase I produces the protein MTTRCSWAGDSEIYVNYHDNEWGKPEYNSQKLFEKICLEGQQAGLYWITVLKKREAYREAFYHFDPVKIAKMTEADLDQLMQNAGLIRHRAKLEAIVKNAKAYLAMQANGEDFSQFIWSFVNNQPQINDVPTLSAVPAKTNVSTAMSKALKKKGFVFVGETTCYAFMQSMGLVDDHLNSCFCKTNL, from the coding sequence ATGACAACACGTTGTAGCTGGGCTGGTGACAGCGAAATCTATGTGAATTACCACGATAATGAATGGGGCAAACCTGAATATAACAGCCAGAAGCTATTTGAAAAAATCTGCCTTGAAGGGCAACAAGCTGGGCTATATTGGATCACTGTACTCAAAAAGCGAGAAGCCTATCGTGAAGCCTTTTATCATTTCGATCCTGTAAAAATTGCCAAAATGACGGAAGCCGATCTTGATCAGCTTATGCAAAATGCAGGTTTGATCCGCCATCGAGCAAAGCTGGAAGCGATTGTTAAAAATGCGAAAGCCTATCTCGCCATGCAAGCCAACGGCGAAGACTTTAGCCAATTTATCTGGTCTTTCGTGAACAACCAACCACAAATCAACGATGTTCCCACATTAAGTGCAGTTCCAGCCAAAACGAACGTTTCAACTGCGATGTCTAAGGCATTGAAAAAGAAAGGTTTTGTTTTTGTGGGGGAAACCACTTGCTATGCCTTTATGCAATCCATGGGGCTTGTTGATGATCATTTAAATAGCTGTTTTTGTAAAACAAATTTGTAA
- a CDS encoding 4'-phosphopantetheinyl transferase family protein: METDRLHIIFAHHDEDIPDIFLDYAKPKNILEQTLSERQIKKWKSRRMAYFLLNQLFEKFNLDKDLLNQIERTASGRPFISHPYIDFNISHSGDWVAIIFSYHKPLNAVGIDIEHPQKIRRFHDLLHYYASEQEITEILNPNILPELTSLDARFYLSWCLREAVLKSQGMGIVKLKEVTHSLSKQTLTTAYSPSGKLHFYYQLPFYLAYFFEQSQSVLSLPTLQQWHNNQFIPLTDIQPIIYQVN, encoded by the coding sequence ATGGAAACTGACCGCTTGCACATTATTTTTGCTCATCATGATGAAGATATTCCTGATATATTTTTAGATTATGCTAAACCTAAAAATATATTAGAGCAAACATTATCTGAACGGCAAATTAAAAAATGGAAAAGTCGCCGTATGGCTTATTTTCTATTAAATCAACTTTTTGAAAAATTTAATTTAGATAAAGATTTATTAAATCAAATTGAAAGAACAGCAAGTGGCAGACCTTTTATTTCCCATCCCTATATTGATTTTAATATTAGCCATTCTGGTGATTGGGTCGCGATTATTTTTTCATATCACAAACCATTAAACGCGGTGGGGATTGATATTGAACATCCGCAAAAAATCAGACGATTTCATGATTTACTGCATTATTATGCAAGTGAGCAAGAGATTACTGAAATTCTCAATCCTAACATTTTACCTGAGTTAACTTCACTGGATGCTCGCTTCTACCTGAGCTGGTGCTTACGTGAAGCGGTGCTTAAATCACAGGGTATGGGTATTGTTAAGCTTAAAGAAGTGACTCACTCCTTAAGTAAGCAAACACTGACCACGGCATATAGCCCAAGTGGAAAGTTACATTTTTATTATCAACTCCCGTTTTATTTAGCTTACTTCTTTGAGCAATCGCAATCTGTGTTATCATTGCCGACACTTCAACAATGGCATAATAATCAATTTATTCCCTTAACGGATATTCAACCTATTATTTATCAAGTAAATTAA
- the psiE gene encoding phosphate-starvation-inducible protein PsiE, whose amino-acid sequence MSNTHLNTNLESKHSRFGKLISEGFQWILNISLLAIGSILAYSLFYEAYTLIDLFFNHSDKFQIVEKIVIFFLYFEFLALIVQYFKYNYHFPLRYFLYIGITAMVRLIIVDHSNAMHTLLFALAILVMVVALYVVHTDRLRKS is encoded by the coding sequence ATGTCAAACACCCATTTAAATACTAATTTAGAAAGCAAACATTCTCGGTTTGGAAAATTAATTTCAGAAGGATTTCAATGGATTTTAAATATTTCTTTATTAGCCATTGGTTCTATTCTTGCTTATTCCCTTTTCTATGAAGCTTATACATTAATTGATTTATTTTTTAATCACAGTGATAAATTTCAAATTGTAGAAAAAATTGTGATTTTCTTTTTATATTTTGAATTTTTAGCCTTGATTGTTCAATATTTCAAATATAACTATCATTTCCCATTACGCTATTTTTTATATATCGGTATTACGGCTATGGTACGTTTAATTATTGTGGATCACTCAAATGCAATGCATACGCTACTTTTTGCCCTTGCCATTTTAGTGATGGTTGTCGC